A genome region from Sphingobium sp. CR2-8 includes the following:
- a CDS encoding efflux RND transporter periplasmic adaptor subunit, whose translation MNRLSDSPFWRPLIRSAATIILVIAAALVAIWMWNHYERSPWTRDGRVRADVVRVTPDISGLVTSVAVRDNQQVKAGDLLFVIDTPRYALALDQARSQIASAQATLAQARREARRDLALGDLVAAETHEQNVARVETAQAALTEAMSAREGAELNLKRTRVVASVNGVVTNLDLHPGDYVGAGSQALALIDSDSTRVEGYFEETKLGLICIGAPVTVRLMGEAQDLHGRVESIAFGINDDSRTNSGNLLPAVEPTFSWVRLAQRIPVRVKLEKVPAGMRLISGRTATVTVQPAARDKDGKPGACRHA comes from the coding sequence ATGAACCGCCTGTCCGACTCGCCATTTTGGCGGCCGCTGATCCGCAGCGCTGCCACCATCATCCTGGTCATCGCTGCGGCGCTGGTCGCAATATGGATGTGGAATCATTATGAGCGCAGTCCCTGGACCCGCGACGGGCGGGTGCGCGCCGACGTGGTGCGGGTGACGCCCGACATCAGCGGGCTGGTGACGTCGGTGGCGGTGCGCGACAACCAGCAGGTGAAGGCTGGCGACCTGCTGTTCGTGATCGATACTCCACGCTACGCCCTGGCGCTCGACCAGGCCCGGTCGCAGATCGCCAGCGCGCAGGCGACATTGGCGCAGGCGCGGCGGGAGGCGCGACGCGACCTGGCGCTGGGCGATCTGGTGGCGGCGGAGACGCATGAGCAGAATGTCGCCCGGGTGGAAACCGCACAGGCTGCGCTGACCGAGGCGATGAGCGCACGCGAGGGCGCCGAATTGAACCTGAAGCGCACGCGGGTGGTGGCGTCGGTCAACGGCGTAGTCACCAACCTGGACCTGCATCCGGGCGACTATGTCGGCGCGGGGAGCCAGGCGCTGGCCCTGATCGACAGCGATTCGACTCGGGTGGAAGGCTATTTCGAGGAAACCAAGCTGGGGCTGATCTGCATCGGCGCGCCGGTGACGGTGCGGCTGATGGGCGAGGCGCAGGATCTGCACGGGCGGGTCGAGAGCATCGCCTTCGGCATTAACGACGACAGCCGGACCAATAGCGGCAATTTGCTGCCCGCGGTCGAGCCGACGTTCAGCTGGGTCAGGCTGGCCCAGCGGATTCCCGTGCGGGTGAAGCTGGAAAAGGTGCCGGCCGGGATGCGGTTGATATCCGGGCGGACGGCGACGGTGACGGTGCAACCGGCCGCGAGGGACAAGGATGGCAAGCCGGGGGCATGCCGCCATGCGTAA
- a CDS encoding efflux transporter outer membrane subunit has translation MRKLPLTPLLALALTACATAGPDYRPPEASVATAPGATGAFHSAQGGQYSQADLPDHWWQLYADPLLDSLIQQALAANVDLRQADANLAQAQAVLREAEAGRTISTTVSGGETLARPSGVTQHLPGTVSYDLGLSAAYPLDLNGRIRRAIEASNADVEASAAARDYVRVSVAAATARAYAQVCAANYSLGVNRQVVALQRDTLNATRRLAKGGRGTAFDVSRAQAAVDSSAAALPAFEAQRQNGLYLLATLLGRPPADYPREVESCAALPTLRQPLPVGDGAALIRRRPDIRQAERAIAGDTARLGVAMADLYPQVSIGGSVGLSGSLKDFGSGSAFGFSLGPLISWSFPNRPVVRARIAQAEARVQGDLAGFDGSVLEALRQTETALESYRRDAERAAALDRARDSAKVSATQAGKLFRFGRGDFLSLLDAQRSLASAEVIAATARTQLVQDQIALFLALGGGWN, from the coding sequence ATGCGTAAGCTGCCCCTGACGCCGCTGCTGGCGCTGGCTTTGACGGCATGCGCGACAGCGGGACCGGACTATCGCCCGCCCGAAGCGTCCGTCGCGACCGCTCCTGGCGCGACCGGCGCCTTCCATTCGGCGCAGGGGGGCCAGTATAGCCAAGCCGACCTGCCCGATCACTGGTGGCAGCTTTATGCCGATCCGCTTCTGGACAGCCTGATCCAGCAGGCGCTGGCAGCCAATGTCGATTTGCGGCAGGCCGACGCCAATCTGGCCCAGGCGCAGGCGGTGCTGCGCGAGGCGGAGGCGGGACGCACGATCAGCACTACCGTCAGCGGCGGTGAGACGCTGGCCCGGCCATCGGGCGTGACCCAGCATCTGCCCGGTACGGTCAGCTATGATCTGGGCCTGTCGGCGGCCTATCCGCTGGACCTGAACGGCCGGATCCGGCGCGCGATCGAGGCGAGCAATGCCGATGTGGAGGCCAGCGCGGCGGCGCGCGACTATGTGCGGGTGAGCGTGGCGGCGGCGACGGCGCGGGCCTATGCGCAGGTGTGCGCGGCCAATTACAGCCTGGGCGTCAACCGTCAGGTGGTGGCGTTGCAGCGCGATACGCTGAACGCCACGCGGCGGCTGGCGAAGGGCGGGCGCGGCACTGCCTTCGACGTCAGCCGGGCGCAGGCGGCGGTCGACAGCAGCGCGGCGGCCCTGCCCGCGTTCGAAGCGCAGCGACAGAACGGCCTCTATCTGCTGGCGACATTGCTGGGGCGACCGCCCGCCGATTATCCGCGCGAGGTGGAAAGTTGCGCGGCGCTACCGACGTTGCGCCAGCCGCTGCCGGTGGGCGACGGCGCGGCGTTGATCCGGCGGCGGCCCGACATCCGCCAGGCCGAACGCGCCATCGCGGGCGACACCGCGCGGCTGGGCGTAGCGATGGCGGACCTCTATCCCCAGGTCAGCATCGGTGGGTCGGTCGGCCTGTCGGGGTCGCTCAAGGATTTCGGGTCGGGATCGGCCTTCGGCTTCAGCCTGGGACCGCTCATCAGCTGGAGCTTCCCCAACCGCCCAGTGGTGCGCGCGCGGATCGCGCAGGCGGAGGCCCGGGTGCAGGGCGACCTGGCTGGATTCGACGGCAGCGTACTGGAAGCGCTGCGCCAGACCGAGACGGCGCTGGAAAGCTATCGCCGCGATGCCGAACGGGCGGCCGCGCTGGACCGGGCGCGGGACAGTGCGAAAGTGTCGGCTACCCAGGCGGGCAAGCTGTTCCGGTTCGGCCGCGGCGACTTCCTGTCGCTGCTGGACGCGCAACGCAGTCTGGCGAGTGCGGAGGTCATAGCGGCCACGGCGCGGACGCAGCTGGTGCAGGATCAGATCGCGCTGTTTCTGGCCTTGGGGGGCGGCTGGAACTAG
- a CDS encoding outer membrane protein assembly factor BamE gives MRQFSRHSPSGRILLAVGLSALVLGASGCTRIRTHQGYSIDKLLVDSVQPGIDNRASVEGTLGRPSFVSQFGQQDWYYVSRDMRALAFSNPKPADQTVLHIRFDGAGNVSAVDRMGLEQVARISPSGDKTPTLGRNRSLFDEIFGNIGAVGAGGMGGGGAGPTGGGPNGS, from the coding sequence ATGCGTCAGTTCAGCCGTCATTCGCCAAGCGGGCGCATCCTGCTCGCGGTCGGCCTCAGCGCGCTGGTGCTGGGGGCGTCGGGCTGCACCCGCATCCGCACGCATCAGGGCTATTCGATCGACAAGCTGCTGGTCGATTCCGTTCAGCCGGGCATCGACAATCGCGCATCGGTGGAAGGGACGCTGGGCCGCCCCAGCTTCGTGTCGCAGTTCGGGCAGCAGGACTGGTATTATGTGTCGCGCGACATGCGCGCGCTGGCCTTTTCCAATCCCAAGCCTGCGGACCAGACGGTGTTGCACATCCGCTTCGACGGCGCGGGCAATGTCTCGGCCGTCGATCGCATGGGTCTGGAACAGGTCGCCCGCATCTCACCGTCGGGGGACAAGACCCCGACGCTGGGCCGCAACCGCAGCCTGTTCGACGAAATCTTCGGCAATATCGGCGCGGTCGGCGCCGGTGGCATGGGCGGCGGCGGCGCCGGTCCGACCGGCGGCGGCCCCAACGGCAGCTAA
- a CDS encoding ubiquinol-cytochrome C chaperone family protein, giving the protein MPASPSFLQRLFGRSDPKEGLRPLYNAVIGEGRQPHWYVEGAVPDTLDGRFDMIVAILAQLLIRLEQQGGAQESVWLTELFVDDMDGQLRQEGIGDVVVGKHVGRMMSALGGRISAYRAALDGEADLADALRRNLYRGAAVDDAAIAHVEGALRARWTRLGCVSRDALLTGDLG; this is encoded by the coding sequence ATGCCTGCCTCCCCTTCCTTTCTCCAGCGCCTGTTCGGGCGGAGCGATCCCAAAGAGGGGCTGCGACCGCTCTATAATGCCGTGATCGGCGAAGGGCGTCAGCCGCACTGGTATGTCGAAGGTGCGGTGCCCGACACGCTGGACGGGCGGTTCGACATGATCGTGGCGATATTGGCGCAGCTGCTGATCCGGCTGGAGCAGCAGGGTGGCGCGCAGGAGAGCGTGTGGCTGACCGAATTGTTCGTCGACGACATGGACGGGCAGTTGCGGCAGGAAGGCATTGGCGATGTCGTCGTCGGCAAGCATGTCGGCCGGATGATGAGCGCGCTGGGCGGGCGGATCAGCGCCTATCGCGCGGCGCTGGACGGCGAGGCGGATCTGGCGGACGCCCTGCGCCGAAACCTGTATCGCGGAGCGGCGGTCGATGACGCCGCCATCGCTCATGTTGAAGGCGCGCTGCGGGCGCGCTGGACGCGGCTGGGCTGCGTATCGCGCGATGCGTTGCTGACAGGAGATTTAGGATGA
- the dinB gene encoding DNA polymerase IV, with the protein MDASPPPLRKIIHVDMDAFYASVEQRDDPALRGQPIAVGGGGPRGVVATCSYEARKFGVRSAMPGARARRLCPGLIFVPPRFDVYRAVSGQVREIFSRFTDIVQPLSLDEAYLDVTENKPGIASATHVAEEIRRMIREETGLTASAGVSYNKLIAKLASDQNKPDGVCVVRPSEGPGFIAAMPVRRIHGVGPVTARRMQALGIETGADLRARDMQFLQAHFGSSADYYYRAARGEDDRPVREREGRKSVSVEDTFFDDLIEEAALVAEIERIAASLWTRIEKAQAWGRTVVLKVKFADFRIITRSRSFSTPVRSPDMLAQAGRELLIAQLPLRMGARLLGLGVHNLEGEEEVDREEQQLALGL; encoded by the coding sequence ATGGACGCCTCGCCGCCGCCGCTGCGCAAGATCATCCATGTCGACATGGACGCCTTTTACGCGTCAGTGGAACAGCGCGACGATCCCGCACTGCGGGGCCAGCCGATCGCCGTGGGCGGTGGCGGTCCGCGCGGAGTCGTGGCCACATGCAGTTACGAAGCGCGCAAGTTTGGCGTGCGGTCCGCCATGCCGGGCGCGCGGGCGCGGCGGCTCTGCCCTGGCCTGATCTTCGTACCGCCCCGATTCGACGTCTATCGCGCCGTGTCCGGACAGGTGCGAGAGATTTTCAGTCGCTTCACCGACATCGTCCAGCCGCTGTCGCTGGACGAAGCCTATCTCGACGTGACGGAGAACAAGCCGGGCATCGCGTCGGCAACGCATGTGGCGGAAGAGATACGGCGGATGATCCGCGAGGAAACCGGCCTCACCGCATCGGCCGGCGTGTCGTATAACAAGCTGATCGCCAAGCTAGCGTCGGACCAGAACAAGCCCGATGGCGTGTGCGTGGTGCGACCAAGCGAGGGGCCAGGCTTCATCGCCGCCATGCCGGTCCGGCGCATCCATGGCGTAGGTCCGGTGACGGCGCGGCGGATGCAGGCCCTGGGGATCGAGACGGGCGCGGACCTGCGCGCGCGCGACATGCAATTCCTCCAGGCGCATTTCGGCAGTTCGGCCGACTATTATTATCGCGCGGCGCGGGGCGAGGACGACCGGCCGGTGCGCGAACGCGAAGGCCGCAAGTCGGTAAGCGTCGAGGATACGTTCTTCGACGACCTGATCGAAGAAGCCGCGCTGGTGGCGGAGATCGAGCGGATCGCAGCGTCGCTATGGACGCGAATCGAAAAGGCGCAGGCCTGGGGCCGGACCGTGGTGTTGAAGGTGAAGTTCGCCGATTTCCGCATCATCACCAGGTCGCGCAGCTTTTCAACGCCGGTGCGATCGCCCGATATGCTGGCGCAGGCCGGGCGGGAGTTATTGATCGCGCAACTGCCGCTACGCATGGGCGCGCGGCTGTTGGGGCTGGGCGTGCATAATCTGGAGGGCGAGGAAGAGGTGGATCGGGAGGAGCAGCAACTGGCGCTGGGGTTGTGA
- a CDS encoding DUF1134 domain-containing protein: protein MIGINGGMGARIARATALVAALAGMSLTPLAASAQVRTIDPNTAIDSDLAPPPPANRTPTDPGVDASASQPTSSGVTPYEPQLDGGTASGSTATGAPVTPTSPPAAIAPGDSYQQDDLIGAAEGVFGKGAEGLAGLIEKVLKDQGRPNAYIAGREASGAFVVGLRYGSGTLNHKVEGKREVYWTGPSIGFDVGGNAANTFVLVYNLYDTQDLYHRFPAAEGTAYLVGGFTASYLRWGNVVLIPIRLGVGYRLGVNAGYMKFSEKRNWLPF from the coding sequence ATGATCGGCATCAACGGGGGCATGGGTGCTCGCATCGCGCGCGCCACGGCGCTGGTCGCCGCTTTGGCGGGCATGTCGCTGACGCCACTTGCCGCCTCGGCGCAGGTCAGGACGATCGATCCCAATACGGCGATCGATTCCGATTTGGCGCCGCCGCCGCCCGCCAACCGGACGCCTACCGATCCCGGCGTGGACGCCAGCGCGAGCCAGCCGACCAGCTCCGGCGTCACCCCCTATGAACCGCAACTGGATGGCGGAACGGCGTCCGGCAGCACCGCGACCGGTGCGCCTGTCACCCCCACGTCGCCGCCCGCCGCCATCGCGCCTGGCGATTCCTATCAGCAGGACGACCTGATCGGCGCGGCCGAGGGCGTGTTCGGCAAGGGCGCGGAGGGCCTGGCCGGCCTCATCGAGAAGGTCTTGAAGGACCAGGGGCGCCCCAACGCCTATATTGCCGGGCGCGAAGCGTCGGGCGCCTTCGTCGTCGGCCTGCGCTACGGCTCCGGCACGCTCAATCACAAGGTGGAGGGCAAGCGCGAAGTCTATTGGACCGGCCCGTCGATCGGCTTCGACGTCGGCGGCAATGCGGCCAACACCTTCGTTCTCGTCTATAATCTCTACGACACGCAGGATCTCTATCACCGCTTCCCGGCTGCGGAGGGCACTGCCTATCTGGTGGGCGGCTTCACCGCCAGCTATCTGCGCTGGGGCAATGTCGTACTGATCCCGATCCGCCTGGGCGTGGGCTACCGCCTGGGCGTCAACGCGGGCTATATGAAATTCTCCGAAAAGCGGAACTGGCTGCCTTTCTGA
- a CDS encoding tyrosine-type recombinase/integrase encodes MGKLSTTGVKAASRPGRIGDGDGLFLIVQPGGTKSWVCRVQKNGNRRDFGLGSASKVTLSQARERAREIRTWMELGLDPLFERKKAQGIPTFKEATAKVLAAHRKSWRNEKHESQWLQTLTSYAFPQIGDVKVSEITGPMIRNVLSEIWLSKPETARRVRQRIGTVLDWAYACGYRENEAPMRALSRGLPRQPKKDGHFAAMPYTQVPAFMMRLRDRESYSRLALEFTILTAARSGEVRGALWEEIDFELKLWTIAKDRMKASREHVVPLCPRAIHILQRCAELRVRNDVIIFPGMRGNKPMSDMTLTKLLKEMKQPYTAHGFRSAFRDWVSEETDHPGDVAEAALAHAVKDKTEAAYRRGNLLEKRRRLMIDWATYCGNRE; translated from the coding sequence ATGGGAAAGCTTTCAACAACTGGCGTCAAAGCGGCATCACGACCCGGCCGAATAGGCGATGGCGATGGTCTCTTTTTGATCGTGCAGCCTGGCGGAACGAAAAGTTGGGTCTGCAGGGTGCAGAAAAACGGCAACAGGCGCGACTTCGGCCTTGGAAGCGCATCGAAGGTAACTCTTTCGCAGGCCCGCGAGAGGGCGCGTGAAATTCGAACTTGGATGGAGCTCGGCCTCGATCCTCTGTTCGAGCGCAAGAAGGCGCAGGGCATACCCACTTTCAAGGAAGCGACAGCTAAGGTTCTTGCTGCTCATCGCAAAAGCTGGCGAAACGAAAAGCATGAGAGCCAATGGCTTCAGACCCTAACCAGCTACGCCTTCCCCCAGATTGGCGATGTGAAGGTAAGCGAGATCACCGGGCCTATGATCCGCAACGTGCTATCAGAAATCTGGCTATCGAAACCTGAGACAGCCCGGCGGGTACGGCAGAGGATTGGTACTGTGCTGGATTGGGCCTATGCCTGCGGCTATCGCGAGAATGAGGCCCCGATGCGAGCCCTTAGTAGGGGGCTACCACGCCAGCCCAAGAAGGACGGCCATTTCGCCGCCATGCCCTACACACAGGTACCAGCCTTCATGATGAGGCTTCGGGACCGCGAATCATACAGCCGTCTGGCGTTGGAGTTTACGATCCTGACAGCCGCACGGTCCGGCGAAGTCAGAGGGGCGCTCTGGGAGGAGATCGACTTCGAGCTCAAACTTTGGACGATTGCCAAAGATCGTATGAAGGCTAGTCGCGAGCATGTCGTTCCACTCTGTCCGCGCGCCATCCATATTCTACAGCGCTGCGCCGAATTAAGGGTACGAAATGATGTGATCATCTTTCCCGGTATGCGCGGCAACAAGCCAATGTCAGATATGACATTGACCAAGTTGCTCAAAGAAATGAAGCAACCTTATACGGCGCATGGTTTCCGTTCAGCATTCAGGGATTGGGTCAGCGAGGAAACCGATCATCCAGGAGATGTTGCAGAGGCTGCGCTGGCTCATGCAGTCAAGGATAAGACCGAAGCAGCCTATCGCCGTGGCAATCTGCTAGAGAAGCGCCGCAGGCTCATGATCGACTGGGCCACCTACTGCGGAAACCGCGAATGA
- the galE gene encoding UDP-glucose 4-epimerase GalE, with protein sequence MIDFPTVLVTGGAGYIGSHAVLALKDAGYGVVVIDNLVTGFHWAVPSGVPLVRGDIADRPLVEATLHDHDIKAIMHFAGSVVVPELVEDPLKYYHNNSAKTRDLIESAVRIGVPHFIFSSTAATYGTPEESPVRETALQRPINPYGMSKLMTEYMLRDVAAAHPMNFCALRYFNVAGADPQGRAGQSTAGATHLIKVAVEAALGKRSHVGVFGTDFDTPDGTGVRDYIHVSDLAAAHVLALEALMAKPNENYLLNCGYGRGFSVLEVLDAVDRVTNMTIKRKLEGRRAGDPPSLISDNSAIMAQFSWEPRHADLTQIVSHALAWERKLN encoded by the coding sequence ATGATCGATTTCCCTACCGTACTAGTCACGGGCGGTGCGGGCTATATCGGGAGCCATGCAGTGCTAGCGCTGAAAGACGCGGGCTATGGCGTGGTGGTGATAGACAATCTGGTCACCGGCTTCCACTGGGCCGTGCCGTCCGGCGTGCCACTGGTGCGCGGCGACATCGCCGACCGGCCGCTAGTCGAGGCAACGCTGCACGACCATGATATTAAGGCAATCATGCATTTCGCCGGGTCCGTCGTGGTGCCGGAATTGGTCGAAGACCCACTGAAATATTATCACAATAACAGCGCCAAGACCCGCGACCTGATCGAAAGCGCGGTGCGGATCGGCGTGCCGCACTTCATCTTTTCTTCCACCGCTGCCACCTATGGTACGCCGGAGGAAAGCCCGGTCAGAGAAACGGCGCTGCAGCGACCGATCAACCCCTATGGCATGTCGAAGCTGATGACCGAATATATGCTGCGCGACGTTGCGGCGGCGCACCCGATGAACTTCTGCGCACTGCGTTATTTTAATGTTGCGGGCGCTGACCCGCAGGGGCGCGCCGGCCAATCGACGGCAGGCGCAACTCATCTGATCAAGGTTGCGGTAGAAGCTGCTCTGGGCAAGCGCAGCCATGTCGGCGTGTTCGGCACCGATTTTGACACGCCAGACGGCACTGGTGTCCGCGACTACATACATGTCAGCGATCTGGCCGCCGCCCATGTGCTGGCGCTGGAGGCTTTGATGGCGAAACCTAACGAGAATTATTTGCTGAACTGCGGCTATGGAAGGGGCTTTTCAGTGCTCGAAGTGCTGGATGCTGTCGATCGCGTCACCAACATGACGATCAAGCGCAAACTGGAAGGGCGCCGGGCGGGCGATCCACCATCGCTGATTTCCGACAACAGCGCGATCATGGCGCAGTTTTCGTGGGAACCGCGCCATGCTGACCTGACGCAGATCGTCAGCCATGCGCTGGCGTGGGAGCGCAAGCTGAACTAA
- a CDS encoding HAD-IIB family hydrolase, translating into MKQLVAFDLDGTLAESKQPLDASMGEALADLLGVAHVAVISGGDWPQFEKQVASRLPDRADRSKLWLMPTTGTKLYTYQQGAWTTVYAELFDDVKKAEILAAFDASLEATGFVPEQTWGERIEDRGSQITFSALGQQAPIHAKEIWDPDFAKRKIIQTDLRQRLPGLSINMGGATSIDITREGVDKAYGLKKLRDASNIALDSMMFIGDAIFPGGNDYPAKELGLDTVRVRDPQETLSVIAAIVSCQK; encoded by the coding sequence ATGAAGCAATTGGTGGCCTTTGACCTCGACGGAACATTGGCAGAGAGCAAGCAGCCGCTTGATGCATCCATGGGTGAGGCGCTGGCCGACCTGCTTGGCGTCGCCCATGTTGCGGTGATTTCCGGCGGAGATTGGCCGCAGTTCGAAAAGCAGGTTGCAAGTCGATTGCCGGATCGTGCAGATCGATCCAAGCTATGGTTGATGCCGACCACCGGGACCAAGCTTTATACCTATCAGCAGGGCGCATGGACGACGGTCTATGCGGAACTGTTCGACGACGTGAAGAAGGCTGAAATTCTCGCCGCGTTCGATGCTTCGCTGGAAGCGACGGGGTTCGTCCCCGAACAGACCTGGGGGGAACGGATCGAGGATCGCGGCAGCCAGATCACTTTTTCTGCGCTTGGTCAGCAGGCGCCAATTCATGCCAAGGAAATCTGGGATCCCGATTTCGCCAAGCGCAAGATCATTCAGACGGATTTGCGTCAGCGTCTTCCCGGCCTGTCGATCAACATGGGTGGCGCCACGTCGATCGATATCACGCGGGAAGGTGTGGACAAGGCCTATGGCCTCAAGAAGCTTCGCGATGCTAGTAATATCGCGCTGGATTCTATGATGTTCATTGGCGACGCCATATTCCCTGGCGGAAATGATTATCCGGCGAAGGAATTAGGGCTGGACACGGTGCGTGTGCGAGATCCTCAAGAAACATTGTCTGTGATCGCAGCTATTGTATCCTGTCAGAAATAA
- a CDS encoding phytanoyl-CoA dioxygenase family protein yields the protein MIDRHLMLPGIPLIEAPFANMVENASGLHEDDRPVAMALHKNGFAVIDFPDPDIMERIDRVKVGLAPMMDIGLDDRNSIKVGDKRIQDAWTFDEDVRAIAANPEMLALLGRLYGRPAFPFQTLNFPVGTQQPLHTDAVHFSSLPERFMCGVWLAMEDISDAAGPLAYVPGSHRWPIMTNLTIGRRGFGSTLESAQRPFEDAWRIMAEASGAQTETFLARKGQALIWCANLLHGGSVQTDPTLTRWSQVTHYFFDDCIYYTPAFSDEAVGKLDIRTILDIGGGSPRPGHFLGEDVQPKPAPTPRSKRWLRRTKRLLGL from the coding sequence ATGATCGATAGACATCTTATGTTGCCCGGTATTCCGCTTATCGAAGCGCCTTTTGCCAATATGGTGGAGAATGCTTCGGGATTGCACGAAGATGACCGGCCTGTCGCCATGGCGCTGCATAAAAATGGATTTGCAGTCATCGACTTCCCAGATCCCGACATTATGGAACGCATTGACCGGGTGAAAGTTGGCCTGGCGCCGATGATGGATATAGGTCTCGACGACCGAAACAGCATCAAAGTCGGGGACAAGCGTATTCAGGACGCCTGGACATTCGATGAGGATGTAAGGGCCATCGCCGCCAATCCCGAGATGCTGGCTTTGCTTGGGCGGCTATATGGCCGTCCGGCATTTCCGTTCCAAACGTTGAATTTCCCGGTTGGCACGCAACAGCCGTTGCATACCGACGCCGTGCATTTTTCCAGCCTGCCCGAACGTTTCATGTGCGGCGTGTGGTTGGCCATGGAAGATATTTCCGACGCAGCGGGGCCGTTGGCCTACGTACCCGGATCGCACCGCTGGCCTATCATGACGAACCTGACCATTGGACGGCGTGGATTTGGATCGACACTGGAATCCGCGCAGCGCCCGTTCGAGGACGCCTGGCGCATCATGGCCGAAGCGAGCGGCGCACAAACCGAAACGTTCCTCGCACGCAAGGGGCAGGCTCTGATCTGGTGCGCGAATCTTCTGCATGGAGGAAGCGTCCAGACCGATCCAACCCTGACGCGCTGGTCGCAGGTGACGCATTATTTCTTCGATGACTGCATCTACTACACGCCCGCCTTTTCAGACGAAGCGGTCGGCAAACTAGATATACGAACAATACTAGACATTGGAGGCGGATCGCCAAGACCGGGCCATTTTCTGGGAGAAGATGTGCAGCCGAAGCCCGCCCCGACACCGCGCAGCAAGCGCTGGCTGCGGCGTACGAAGAGACTTCTAGGCCTGTAG